GTTCATTGTCGCTTAGCTGCCGATGAGTGGCACCCGTACCTCTTTCACAATCACCCTAGCTCTCTATGCGGCTGTGCTATATACACCCATGATTCCCATATAAAAGGGACACATGGCGACCACATATACCGTCGAGCCAGGCGGTCGTCCTGACTCGACTGCGTTTATCATCGTTGAAGTCATCTTTTTGGTTAATTTGAGCTGTATTCAATACCGTATCTTATTTGCTGGTATTCTTGAACTTCACCGCTGGAGTTTGCTTCGCGGTATAATGACGGCAGGCTGCAGAGGATTTCGAAATCTCACACTCTGTCTACTCCTCGGAAAACCCGGGCATTCAAGTAAGGTGTATAGCCTATTCCCCCGCATTATCCAAAGAATCACAATTTGGGTTTTTTTTATTACCGTGCACATGTACCGACGGCTGTTTGGAACTTGTTTATAACTATGCCACCGTGTATTTATGCACGTGCATTTCTGACAcggacaaagaagaagaagagaaggtgCTTTCGTTCGAAATGGCGAAGAATATGTGTGAGTAGACCTTCGTGTTAAACACAAACCAGATGAACTATTGCCTTTTCTCTTTCTGTTGTTGAACTACTCTAGTGCAAGCCTGTACATGTTCTTTTCACAAATATGCCACTTTTATATTTCTGGATTGCACGCCATATGCGTCAATTAAAAAAGATATTGTTACTCTAGTCTTTGTTCTTGTTCAGTGCAACACGTATAGGCCATTGCTAGCGAACCGTACTTTGATAGTAAGGCTACTTTTATATAATCAACTGTCTATAGTTTATTGCGCTCTCAGCCGATCCATTTCATGCACGTTGGAGCTATACCCGATTTTAAAGGCGATAACGGGCTATAAGCTGCAGCTAATGTTTCAAAGACGACCTCGTCAGGGTAGAAACGTTGGCCGCAGCCCAAGACAGTTCTTTCTCGAGCAAACTTCGATAAATTGGGCAAACTTTAGGGCATGAACACCGCTTGTCAATCTCCGTATCAGGAATTTCGATAAATTTTGTTTTGCAATATTTTTTTACGTGAAGTTGAGAGGATAATTGGCATACCTGCTAACGCAACGAACCGTGTGCAGGGAACCTTCGAGCGGCGCGCGACTACCTGGACATCGTGGTGCAGCGCCTTCGCGACGACGTCCTGCTGCGGGACGTCGGGACGGCAGAACTGCGCAGCACGGGCTACCACTGCGGATGGAGGCTGCGCGATGGCATCATCCGGGGCCTGGACCACATCAGCCACGACGGCAAGCCCTGGTTGATCCAGGTGCCGCACGGCGAAGGCGACGTGGGCACGCCGTCACCGCAGCGCTTCGACGTGGCAGGCACCGTGCTGGTGCGCGACTGCGACTTCGAGGCCGTGTACGACTACGCGGGCCTCGAGCAGCAGTTCTCCGGCAAGGTCTCCGGGAAAGTGGAGATGGTGCGCCTGGACGTGGTCATTGCCCGTGAGTACAGAAATTTGTTCGCGGCGCCTTGTCAATGCTGAGCCTTCTGCTACCGAGCGGGAGCGCTCGACTATCTTGTATAAACTagaaaaaaagatagcgcaaGATTCAACTGTACCATGAACGAAGCCAGCATTTCTTTTTCACTGACCTCTTAGTATGTGCAAGTTGTCGCTCGGCAATCGGTGAGCGATGACATTGTGCATAGTTTTCGCGCCTACGTAGGCGCTTGCAATTGTGCCGGGAGGATTTTGTTTTGAAATGGGAGACGGGTTGTGGTAGAAACCCACGTTGCATGGCGGCTGGAAGAGAGGGAGCTCTCTGATGTAGattgggggtgggggggagggCAAAAGCTGGTATGGCTTGAGGGGGCCATGTTATACAGGGGCCTTAGGCCATGTGCCCCTTTTGCGCCCCCTGTCAACGACCATGCGTGTATTAGAGCACCATCTTTGAATGCTGTCTGCGCTGACCAGTGGTCCTAACCATGAGCGTCAAGACGgcagacgggggggggggggctgcatccCGCTGGAATTTCGTATAACATTTGtctatcatcatcaccataatcgtcatcatcatcaatctgactacgtccactgcaagacaaatgcctctcccatgttccacctgTTAACTTaattggtcctgtgcttgctgctgccatttatacccgcaaacttcttaatctcatctgcctacctaaccgtctgtctccccctaacccacttacCTTCTCTGAGaacccagttagttacctttaatgaccagcggttagcctgtctacgcgctacatgcccggttcatgcccatttcctcttcttgatttcaactatgatatacttaacccccgtttgttccctaatccactctgctatcttcttgtctcttaaggttacacctaccatttttattttcattgctcactgcgtcattctcaatttaagctcaaccctctttgtaagtctccaggtttctgctccgtagctaagtaccggcaagatacagctgttatataccttcctcttgagggatagtctATACAGTATACTAATCAGTTACTCAGCTTGATTAGGCTTCAGTAAGCTAATCCACATGTCCTCGTGAAACGGCGTACAGAACTGCCGGTAGATTTTGCAAGTGACTGACGTTATGCAGATACTGACGGCTAATCTTGCCGGTCATGCAGCGGCAAGGCTGCTGCGCTAGATGTTCCTCTTCTCCTTTCTCCGCAGATGCACCCCTAGCAGCTCCCGCACACAAAATGTTCTGCGGACGCCCTTGGCGTAGATTTTGCGATGTCCGAACTATAGCCACGTTTTTGAATGATGACAGCTGCCTGGCGGAAGGAATTTTGCCCATGTCACATTACGACGAAAGCCAGATGCCACATGAAACGCGACAAGTGACCGTCGGAGTCAGCTTCAACACAAGTGACGCAAGAAGGTCATAATGCGATGACGTCAATTATGTAACGTCATCATGACGTTTTATGACATCGTAGctagagttattcaatcatatgagttgcgaaactccccataggcttCATGTATCGAAAGCCGAACACTTCATTGACCTAGTTGTCTggagtgagcagattgtcgcgCAACCTGTTGATCGGCACACCCACTAGTAAACACATTATCTGTTGTTTCTCCCGGATCACGCCGCAGTCTGCTAACTCCCGAAAAATCGGGCCAACTGCGTTACCAGATTTTGAAACCGAGTTTCGCAACTGGTATGACTGAATAACTCTGATCGTAGCTTAGTCATGGGCAGGCTGATCCAGGAGGCACGTCGAGGTTCAGAAAGTGTGGAACGCTGATCCCGAAGGCAGCATACAAGCACGCAAGGTGCAAAAGGCTTTCGAGGGCAGCTGGGGGATCAATAATGCAATCGATTAGGAATAATAAAATATATTGCGCAGCTCGCACTCAATCATTCAAGGCAGGGCTGTGTGGGCACTCGGCTGGTCCTGGTTTGACTAGCCACACTTGCGTTCACACGCCGATACAGCAAGTGCTCACGCGTGATCACATTTCAAATTACAAATATTGACTAAGTATAGATCGGGTAATCCAGCACCACGTAGGTTGGTTAGGGTAATTAGCTTAACTGACTTTACTTATCTATTCTAGGCATGGTCTCGATTAGCTTGCATCACATGACAGTATAACCTTAACTAGCTGATCGACCTAGTTATAGCAAATTACCCTTAATTACACTTAGCCAGGCACATTTTTGCAAGCTGCAGTCCTGCACCGTCAAGCTAAGGTAGAGTCTCAACTCAGACTAATTAGGTCTAGTCAGGATTTGACATAATTGACTTAATCATATTAATCTAATTTGATGTTATCATGCTCATGGAGGCCTATAGGCTTAACCCC
The nucleotide sequence above comes from Rhipicephalus microplus isolate Deutch F79 chromosome 2, USDA_Rmic, whole genome shotgun sequence. Encoded proteins:
- the LOC142787824 gene encoding uncharacterized protein LOC142787824, which translates into the protein MAKNMWNLRAARDYLDIVVQRLRDDVLLRDVGTAELRSTGYHCGWRLRDGIIRGLDHISHDGKPWLIQVPHGEGDVGTPSPQRFDVAGTVLVRDCDFEAVYDYAGLEQQFSGKVSGKVEMVRLDVVIAHSEAPGGMAEVKLFEAKEFTGLTVAKGSIGILHQKIITEVTTEAVRSCIAEAMTSRVAPLLTTVLKGIAYPEFTGMQP